The proteins below come from a single Anderseniella sp. Alg231-50 genomic window:
- a CDS encoding quinoprotein dehydrogenase-associated SoxYZ-like carrier has protein sequence MRKLAIATSVCAALMLPVPAFAGNTPPETTWQSIKGDIFDKTAFLNGEDVMSMDAPYRAEDAAIVPIVIKVQPDSGIRKVTVVIDENPAPMAAEFTFGPAAASASFSSRFRVNSYSWVRAIGETEDGRQFMIKKFVKASGGCSAPASKDAEAARALMGKMKLRIFKAGESRVLEQSNGTREAQIMIRHPNNSGLQMDQVTMLHIPAHFVDSIEVKRGKDLVLKVEGGISLSEDPNIRFFYKAAGSGDFLVNASDTDGQVFKKTWQAQKGS, from the coding sequence ATGCGAAAGCTTGCCATTGCAACCTCTGTGTGTGCGGCTCTGATGCTGCCGGTACCCGCATTCGCTGGCAACACGCCGCCGGAGACTACCTGGCAATCGATCAAGGGCGATATCTTCGATAAGACCGCGTTCTTGAATGGTGAAGACGTGATGAGCATGGACGCGCCCTACCGGGCTGAAGATGCCGCGATCGTTCCCATTGTCATCAAGGTGCAACCTGACAGCGGCATCCGCAAAGTCACCGTTGTGATTGATGAAAATCCTGCTCCCATGGCCGCCGAATTCACCTTTGGTCCAGCTGCCGCGTCGGCATCGTTCTCATCCCGCTTCCGCGTCAACAGTTATTCATGGGTGCGCGCCATCGGCGAAACCGAAGATGGCAGGCAATTCATGATCAAGAAATTCGTCAAGGCATCCGGCGGCTGTTCCGCGCCTGCGTCAAAGGATGCGGAGGCCGCGCGTGCCCTGATGGGCAAGATGAAACTGAGGATCTTCAAGGCAGGAGAATCCAGGGTACTCGAACAGTCGAACGGCACGCGCGAAGCCCAGATCATGATCCGTCATCCGAACAATTCCGGCCTGCAGATGGATCAGGTGACCATGTTGCACATACCGGCCCATTTCGTGGATTCCATCGAGGTGAAACGCGGCAAGGATCTGGTGTTGAAAGTCGAGGGCGGCATCTCGCTCAGTGAAGACCCGAACATAAGGTTCTTCTACAAGGCTGCAGGCAGCGGTGATTTTCTGGTCAACGCGTCAGACACCGATGGTCAGGTCTTCAAGAAAACCTGGCAGGCCCAAAAAGGCTCCTGA
- a CDS encoding response regulator — protein MKVLIVEDDPDIASLLQRNFKAEGVATMHAASGETALENVRHNHFDVIVLDVMLPGCSGLDVCRNLRNQDHAATIIMLSARDAVNDRVDGLSAGADDYVVKPFAFEELLARITAQQRRRPEDTPDNDGDVVSHGRLAYERAIREVRFEDNRTELTEREADLLLYLMRNEGQPLSREVIFDALWHAQGGVAINVVDVYIGYLRRKLGTLGPDARACVRTVRGKGFMFTRP, from the coding sequence GTGAAGGTTCTCATCGTAGAAGATGACCCGGATATTGCCTCCCTGCTGCAGCGGAATTTCAAGGCGGAAGGCGTTGCGACAATGCATGCGGCAAGTGGTGAGACTGCCCTGGAAAACGTGCGCCACAACCATTTCGATGTGATTGTTCTGGACGTCATGCTGCCGGGCTGTTCAGGGCTGGATGTGTGCCGGAATCTCAGGAACCAGGATCATGCGGCCACCATCATCATGCTGTCGGCACGCGATGCGGTGAATGACAGGGTCGATGGATTGTCGGCAGGAGCGGATGATTATGTCGTAAAGCCGTTTGCGTTTGAGGAACTGCTGGCACGTATCACCGCGCAGCAGCGCAGGCGGCCGGAAGATACCCCTGACAATGACGGCGATGTGGTTAGCCATGGCCGCCTCGCCTATGAGCGGGCAATCAGGGAAGTGAGATTTGAAGACAATCGCACTGAGTTGACCGAGCGGGAGGCCGACCTGCTTCTGTACCTGATGCGAAACGAAGGACAGCCATTGTCCCGCGAGGTGATATTCGATGCGCTTTGGCATGCCCAGGGCGGCGTGGCAATCAATGTGGTCGACGTCTATATCGGATATCTGCGTCGCAAGCTCGGCACGCTGGGGCCTGATGCCCGCGCCTGTGTTCGCACCGTGCGCGGCAAGGGCTTCATGTTTACACGGCCGTGA
- a CDS encoding ATP-binding protein, translating to MNGSRVSQLGSLRTRVLLLLLSAAVISAISAALLTYGLTSSQQLVDKAQAAQIRIETYLVLASRLSEYRDAASAAIAPQANRELARKQINQAYEPVRRTFTRLLSLNVLEVDSETGDDKSAAATKGLNLSRMKAQFDNLHRSMGSALAESTSAASGQGALNAFGIGISPILFQAIDNERQLSATMHRRIASLRERFIAIAIALVSATVLLSLLIYFRFGLPLLRRIAETVQGAEAIAEGKLTTRLNPTGHDELTDLMRRFNMMAGSLAAREDVLKTAQRDLQETVDRQTADLRQANEKLEKIDTNRRRFFSDISHELRTPLTVVQGEAEYNLNAKARPGVADMRQSFETILGRVQELRRRVDDMLRVARSESGRLDLSSTRIDLNQVVGDAVGDETRPAKRRGVELKLAAVSGELAILGDYDWLRQVLGGLIVNAVKNSPEKTLIRINVSQQLENAVITVEDQGRGIDPDSLPHVFERFTRAGGDNLQAETEGDGFGIGLNLAKWVIEEHSGSISLGNNVDGPGVTVHVTLPLMSGSIDQDKTT from the coding sequence ATGAACGGCAGCAGAGTTTCGCAACTGGGGTCGTTGCGAACCAGGGTGTTGCTGTTGCTGCTCAGTGCTGCGGTGATAAGCGCCATTTCCGCCGCGCTGCTGACTTATGGACTGACCAGTTCACAACAGCTGGTCGACAAAGCACAGGCAGCGCAAATCCGCATCGAGACATATCTCGTGCTGGCCAGCCGTCTCAGCGAGTACCGCGATGCTGCAAGCGCAGCCATTGCACCGCAAGCCAATCGCGAGCTGGCGCGTAAGCAGATCAACCAGGCCTATGAACCGGTCCGGCGGACATTCACCCGCCTGCTGTCACTCAACGTGCTGGAAGTCGATAGCGAGACCGGCGATGACAAGTCCGCAGCGGCGACGAAAGGCCTGAACCTGTCGCGCATGAAGGCCCAGTTCGATAACCTGCACAGATCCATGGGCAGTGCGCTGGCGGAAAGTACCAGCGCGGCAAGCGGGCAGGGGGCATTGAATGCGTTTGGCATCGGCATCTCGCCCATTCTGTTTCAGGCGATTGACAATGAAAGACAGCTGTCAGCTACCATGCATCGCCGGATTGCAAGTCTGCGCGAACGCTTTATCGCCATAGCCATTGCCCTGGTCAGCGCAACAGTATTGTTGTCGCTGTTGATCTATTTTCGCTTCGGACTGCCACTGCTCAGACGCATTGCCGAAACGGTTCAGGGCGCCGAAGCAATTGCCGAGGGAAAGCTGACCACACGGCTCAATCCGACCGGCCACGATGAGCTGACCGACCTGATGCGCCGGTTCAACATGATGGCCGGTAGTCTGGCTGCGCGTGAAGACGTGCTGAAAACCGCCCAGCGGGACTTGCAGGAAACGGTTGACCGGCAAACGGCTGACCTTCGCCAGGCCAACGAAAAACTGGAAAAGATCGACACCAACCGGCGCCGTTTCTTCTCAGACATCAGTCACGAACTGCGCACGCCTTTGACCGTTGTCCAGGGAGAGGCCGAGTACAATCTCAATGCCAAGGCCCGCCCCGGTGTTGCCGACATGCGGCAGTCGTTCGAGACCATACTGGGCCGGGTGCAGGAACTGCGCCGCCGGGTCGACGACATGCTCAGGGTGGCACGGTCTGAAAGCGGGCGGCTTGATCTGTCGTCGACGCGCATTGACCTCAACCAGGTGGTTGGCGATGCAGTCGGCGACGAAACCAGGCCGGCGAAGCGCCGCGGCGTTGAACTGAAGCTTGCAGCGGTATCGGGAGAATTGGCCATCCTGGGGGATTATGACTGGTTGCGCCAGGTGCTGGGCGGGCTGATCGTGAATGCGGTGAAGAACTCGCCGGAAAAAACGTTGATCAGGATCAACGTTTCGCAACAGCTCGAAAATGCAGTGATCACGGTCGAAGACCAGGGGCGCGGCATTGATCCAGACAGCCTGCCGCATGTGTTTGAGCGCTTCACCCGAGCCGGCGGTGACAACCTGCAGGCCGAAACAGAAGGCGACGGTTTTGGCATTGGCCTCAATTTGGCGAAGTGGGTGATCGAGGAACATTCGGGTTCCATCTCACTTGGCAATAATGTGGATGGACCGGGAGTTACTGTCCATGTCACCTTGCCACTCATGAGCGGATCAATTGATCAGGACAAGACGACGTGA
- a CDS encoding YVTN family beta-propeller repeat protein encodes MLLLRSARAALAAFVVAWATANAGLARDLAFVTNQSSDDVSVVDVAAMQVKTTIKVGGNPAGVVVSPDGRRAYVTSPEGKYLTVLDTMSAEVVKRVHLSGGPLGVAIHPDGSHVYVADWYEHQVFVIDADNGDIKAALKTGKSPSGLAVSPDGSLLASADRDSNQVTLFDAHSHEKVATVGTGERPFGITFTPDGNRLMTADVGSNSLTVIDIRKREAVGTVKVGDHPYAVAFAKGKGFATNQYGGTVTVFDEATLQVLATLETGEYPEGIAVASDGRSVLVANWFDNTLSRIDAETLEVTTSVTVGDGPRAFGNFIASVADR; translated from the coding sequence TTGCTCCTGCTGCGATCAGCGCGTGCGGCCCTGGCTGCTTTTGTTGTTGCCTGGGCAACGGCAAATGCCGGGCTGGCGCGTGATCTTGCGTTTGTCACCAACCAGTCGAGTGATGATGTGAGTGTGGTCGATGTTGCGGCCATGCAGGTCAAAACGACGATCAAGGTCGGAGGCAACCCCGCTGGAGTTGTGGTGTCGCCGGATGGCAGGCGTGCATACGTCACGAGCCCGGAGGGCAAGTACCTGACGGTTCTGGATACCATGTCCGCCGAGGTCGTAAAACGCGTTCATCTGAGTGGTGGACCGCTTGGTGTCGCCATCCATCCTGACGGCAGTCATGTCTATGTCGCTGACTGGTACGAGCATCAGGTTTTCGTAATTGATGCGGACAATGGTGACATCAAGGCGGCACTGAAGACCGGGAAATCTCCATCCGGGCTGGCGGTTTCGCCCGACGGCTCGTTACTGGCAAGTGCAGACCGCGACAGCAACCAGGTCACGCTGTTTGATGCACACAGCCACGAGAAGGTCGCGACTGTCGGGACCGGCGAGCGGCCGTTCGGGATAACCTTCACGCCAGACGGCAACAGGCTGATGACAGCAGACGTCGGCTCCAATTCACTTACGGTCATCGATATCAGGAAGCGCGAGGCGGTCGGCACGGTCAAGGTGGGTGACCATCCTTATGCCGTTGCTTTTGCAAAGGGCAAAGGGTTCGCCACCAACCAGTATGGCGGCACGGTGACGGTGTTCGATGAGGCCACGCTGCAGGTGCTGGCAACACTGGAGACTGGTGAATATCCCGAAGGCATAGCAGTGGCATCAGACGGGCGCAGTGTTCTGGTCGCAAACTGGTTCGACAATACGCTCAGCCGCATTGATGCGGAGACACTTGAGGTGACCACAAGCGTGACGGTGGGCGACGGTCCCCGGGCGTTTGGCAACTTCATCGCCAGTGTCGCAGACCGATGA
- a CDS encoding SRPBCC family protein — protein sequence MSIVRRSVVTGVALVAMASLAVAHGPTRKKHTETVEINVPSAKVWARIGNFQDMSWHPAVAKTEGNNGNDIGAKRVLTLQGDGTATIDEELYKYSTEKMSYSYRINKVDVKVLPVTNYSSHLTVKPMGDEKTLVEWRGAFYRGYPNNDPPPELNEAAAIKAVSGVYRGGLDALKKELENGGS from the coding sequence ATGAGTATTGTCAGGCGTAGCGTAGTGACCGGTGTGGCACTTGTGGCAATGGCGTCACTGGCTGTCGCACATGGCCCGACACGGAAGAAGCACACCGAAACAGTCGAGATCAATGTGCCGTCCGCCAAGGTCTGGGCGCGTATCGGCAATTTCCAGGACATGTCGTGGCATCCTGCCGTTGCCAAGACCGAAGGCAATAACGGCAACGACATCGGCGCCAAACGTGTCCTCACCCTGCAGGGCGACGGGACGGCTACAATCGACGAAGAGCTGTACAAATACAGCACCGAGAAAATGAGCTATTCCTATCGTATCAACAAGGTTGATGTGAAAGTGCTGCCGGTAACCAATTACTCGTCCCACCTGACCGTCAAGCCGATGGGCGACGAGAAGACCCTGGTTGAATGGCGCGGTGCCTTTTATCGCGGCTACCCGAACAATGATCCGCCGCCGGAGCTGAACGAAGCGGCAGCGATCAAGGCTGTCAGCGGTGTCTACCGCGGCGGGCTTGATGCCCTCAAAAAGGAACTCGAGAACGGCGGGAGTTGA
- a CDS encoding PQQ-dependent sugar dehydrogenase — MRNTLIACLFLASTSLATAQTTDNLEKLSKFQSTGVTEFTFIEQTGKNADAIKKTLEKIKLPAGFKISLYAIVPDARHMAVGPQGIVTFVGTRKTKVWSVTDRNKDRVADEVKDFAPSLSMAIPNGPCFSPDGFLYIAEQNRVLVYPAAEFFYESPDVAAFNVFKAGALVPKSEESYNHTARTCRIGPDKKLYISLGQPFNVAPKEKLDLYNEQGIGGIIRSDTDGKNREVYTYGVRNSVGMDFNPANGELWFTDNQVDGMGDDIPPGELNRQTSMGQNFGHPWYGGGTVRTNEYKGEEPPADIVHPAVEMDAHAADLGMAFYSGSQFPSKYKGGIFSAQHGSWNRTTPIGARVMFTAVNEDGSVGATEVFADGWLDSNGEYLGRPVDVAQLRDGSILVSDDLAGAVYRISYGE, encoded by the coding sequence ATGCGCAATACACTAATTGCATGCCTTTTCTTGGCAAGTACTTCACTGGCAACGGCCCAGACAACGGACAATCTCGAAAAGCTCAGCAAGTTCCAGTCAACCGGTGTTACTGAATTCACCTTCATTGAACAGACCGGCAAGAACGCTGATGCGATCAAGAAAACTCTTGAAAAAATCAAGTTGCCCGCCGGATTCAAGATTTCTCTGTATGCCATTGTGCCCGACGCCCGTCACATGGCGGTCGGTCCACAGGGCATCGTGACATTTGTCGGCACCCGCAAGACCAAGGTCTGGTCGGTTACCGACCGCAACAAGGATCGCGTAGCTGACGAAGTGAAAGACTTCGCGCCATCGCTGTCCATGGCGATTCCGAATGGTCCGTGCTTCTCGCCGGATGGTTTCCTGTACATTGCCGAACAGAACCGTGTGCTGGTCTACCCTGCGGCCGAGTTCTTTTACGAGAGCCCCGACGTGGCCGCGTTCAACGTGTTCAAGGCCGGCGCGCTGGTTCCAAAATCCGAAGAAAGCTACAATCACACAGCACGCACCTGTCGAATTGGCCCCGACAAGAAGCTCTACATATCACTTGGGCAGCCCTTCAATGTTGCGCCCAAGGAGAAACTCGATCTCTACAATGAACAGGGCATTGGCGGTATCATCCGCTCCGACACCGACGGCAAGAACCGCGAAGTCTACACCTACGGCGTGAGAAACTCCGTCGGCATGGACTTCAATCCCGCCAATGGCGAGCTCTGGTTCACCGACAATCAGGTGGACGGCATGGGCGATGATATTCCACCAGGTGAGCTGAACCGGCAAACGTCCATGGGCCAGAACTTCGGTCACCCCTGGTATGGCGGCGGTACCGTGCGCACCAACGAGTACAAGGGTGAAGAGCCACCGGCTGACATCGTGCACCCTGCCGTTGAAATGGACGCACATGCCGCCGACCTTGGCATGGCGTTTTATTCCGGCAGCCAGTTCCCGTCCAAATACAAGGGTGGCATTTTCTCCGCCCAGCACGGATCGTGGAACCGGACCACGCCAATCGGGGCACGGGTCATGTTCACGGCCGTCAACGAAGATGGCAGCGTTGGTGCCACCGAGGTGTTTGCCGATGGCTGGCTGGACAGCAATGGCGAATATCTGGGCCGGCCCGTCGATGTCGCACAATTGCGCGACGGCTCGATCCTGGTATCCGATGATCTTGCCGGAGCGGTTTACCGCATCTCCTACGGCGAGTAG